The following coding sequences are from one Ornithodoros turicata isolate Travis chromosome 1, ASM3712646v1, whole genome shotgun sequence window:
- the LOC135389534 gene encoding uncharacterized protein LOC135389534, which produces MCCALRQGQSSTFDFRDICWDTAEFAAATVKLQKTTLVVVSVYVDRRLPRGLLSDCLKYIRHQCPGNLIICVDFNAHYHFWGSDKCSPRGSEIVDAIDELDLAVANSGAATFFRPPSSYSAIDISIYSPGLHVTWDAGKDTMGSDHFPIFLTLPHSTSNLAPPPRFRHSVTHWDRYRSLLNLDNSSDITTAIQSSLKGTTSAISKRATDPVPDLKFLNLSAARRRAQRRLRKNPTKDNTLSFNRISAVLRRYSNALRRFQWKGFCTSFTPHTPCTKIWAVVNKLTGNCSNKHLFQEIALAHSLTLTEAANLFGETFTQTAVPQPAVQLPQLPHHRMDAPFTRTELMSALHSSIRRTSPGQDGVTYQAIKNLTTQAQDRLLAKYNAI; this is translated from the coding sequence ATGTGCTGCGCTCTCCGTCAGGGACAATCTTCCACATTCGACTTCCGGGACATCTGCTGGGACACGGCCGAATTCGCAGCTGCCACTGTGAAACTACAAAAGACTACACTTGTAGTTGTATCCGTTTATGTGGATCGGCGTCTTCCTCGGGGCTTGTTATCCGACTGCCTCAAATACATCCGCCATCAGTGCCCAGGCAACCTGATTATATGTGTCGATTTCAACGCACACTACCACTTTTGGGGTAGTGACAAGTGTTCCCCCCGAGGTTCAGAAATCGTTGACGCCATCGACGAACTAGATCTGGCAGTAGCGAACTCTGGAGCAGCAACCTTTTTCAGGCCGCCCTCTTCCTACTCAGCAATAGACATTTCCATCTACTCCCCTGGTCTCCACGTCACATGGGATGCAGGAAAAGATACaatgggaagtgatcacttccccaTCTTTCTCACGCTCCCTCACTCCACTAGCAACCTCGCACCCCCTCCACGATTCCGCCACTCTGTCACACACTGGGATCGCTACCGCAGCCTGCTCAATTTGGACaacagcagtgacatcacaacagCCATACAGTCATCACTAAAAGGGACAACATCGGCCATCTCCAAGAGGGCAACGGACCCAGTCCCTGACCTCAAATTTCTCAACCTCTCAGCAGCCAGGAGGAGAGCACAGCGCCGACTACGTAAAAACCCAACAAAGGACAACACACTCTCCTTCAATCGAATCTCTGCCGTACTGAGGCGGTACTCCAATGCCCTGCGACGTTTCCAATGGAAGGGTTTCTGCACCTCCTTCACCCCACACACGCCTTGCACGAAGATTTGGGCAGTGGTAAACAAGCTCACTGGCAACTGCTCCAACAAGCACCTCTTCCAGGAAATTGCCCTGGCCCATTCTCTCACCCTCACCGAAGCAGCAAACCTCTTCGGTGAAACTTTCACCCAGACAGCAGTTCCACAGCCGGCAGTACAACTACCACAGCTCCCTCACCACCGCATGGACGCCCCTTTCACGCGCACTGAACTCATGTCTGCTTTGCATAGCAGCATCCGTCGCACCAGCCCAGGTCAAGACGGAGTCACCTACCAGGCCATCAAGAATCTAACAACACAAGCACAAGACAGACTCCTTGCAAAATACAATGCAATCTGA